Proteins encoded in a region of the Rhodococcus sp. SBT000017 genome:
- a CDS encoding MFS transporter yields the protein MTTLSSENVGDATSTTPADERAHRNRWLILATLGLAQLMVVLDATIVNIALPAAQLDLGFDNANRSWIVTAYALAFGSLLLLGGRLSDLFGRRNTFLIGLVGFALMSAVGGAAVNFGMLVAARAGQGLFGALLAPAALSLLATTFTDTKERAKAFGIFGAIAGGGGALGLLLGGVLTEWANWRWSLYVNLIFAAIAFVGGFLFLAKHKVDVRPKLDIPGTLAVSAALFSIVYGFAHAESDGWSNAVTLGFLAAGVVLLAVFVTIQMRVEHPLLPLRIVLDRTRAGSFLAVFVTGAGMFAVFLFLTYYLQNTLKYTPITTGFAFMPMIASLILTATLSTALILPRFGPRILMTTGLVVASIGMALLTQISIDSSYVTHILPGLVIMGLGLGATMAPAMQGAISGVDPDDSGVASATVNTMQQVGGSIGTALLSTVAANAATGYVSSNLATATDAALLQANAEIASYTTTFWWASGIFLLGAALSALLLKNGPLPSAPEGAVVVGH from the coding sequence ATGACCACCCTTTCATCGGAGAACGTGGGCGACGCGACGTCGACCACGCCGGCGGACGAACGTGCGCATCGGAATCGCTGGCTGATTCTCGCCACGCTCGGACTGGCCCAGCTCATGGTCGTGCTCGACGCGACCATCGTGAACATCGCGCTGCCCGCAGCCCAGCTCGACCTGGGCTTCGACAATGCCAACCGCTCCTGGATCGTCACCGCCTACGCCCTCGCGTTCGGCAGCCTGCTGCTGCTCGGCGGGCGGCTCAGCGACCTCTTCGGTCGCCGCAACACCTTCCTCATCGGTCTCGTCGGCTTCGCGCTGATGTCGGCGGTCGGCGGCGCGGCCGTCAACTTCGGCATGCTCGTCGCTGCCCGAGCCGGTCAAGGCCTGTTCGGCGCACTGCTCGCTCCCGCGGCCCTCTCGCTCCTGGCCACCACCTTCACCGACACCAAGGAACGCGCCAAGGCATTCGGCATCTTCGGTGCCATCGCAGGCGGCGGCGGTGCACTCGGCCTACTTCTCGGCGGCGTGCTCACCGAATGGGCGAACTGGCGCTGGAGCCTCTACGTCAACCTGATCTTCGCGGCGATCGCCTTCGTCGGCGGATTCCTGTTCCTGGCCAAGCACAAGGTGGACGTCCGGCCCAAGCTCGACATCCCCGGCACCCTGGCAGTATCGGCTGCACTGTTCTCCATCGTCTACGGCTTCGCACACGCCGAGTCCGACGGCTGGAGCAACGCAGTCACCCTCGGCTTCCTCGCCGCAGGTGTCGTTCTGCTCGCAGTGTTCGTGACCATCCAGATGCGCGTCGAGCACCCGTTGCTGCCGCTGCGGATCGTTCTCGACCGCACCCGTGCAGGATCGTTCCTGGCCGTGTTCGTCACCGGAGCCGGCATGTTCGCGGTGTTCCTGTTCCTGACCTACTACCTGCAGAACACGCTGAAGTACACACCCATCACAACCGGGTTCGCGTTCATGCCGATGATCGCGTCACTGATCCTCACCGCGACGCTGTCGACGGCGCTGATCCTCCCCCGCTTCGGACCGCGCATTCTGATGACGACCGGCCTGGTCGTCGCTTCGATCGGCATGGCGCTGCTGACGCAGATCTCCATCGACAGCAGCTACGTCACGCACATCCTGCCCGGCCTGGTCATCATGGGCCTCGGACTCGGTGCCACCATGGCCCCAGCGATGCAGGGCGCGATCTCGGGCGTCGACCCGGACGACTCCGGCGTCGCGTCGGCAACTGTGAACACGATGCAGCAGGTCGGCGGCTCGATCGGCACTGCGCTGCTGAGCACCGTGGCCGCCAACGCGGCGACCGGCTACGTCAGCTCCAACCTGGCGACGGCAACCGATGCGGCCTTGCTGCAGGCCAACGCGGAGATCGCCAGCTACACCACCACGTTCTGGTGGGCGTCGGGAATCTTCCTGCTCGGCGCAGCGCTCTCGGCCTTGCTTCTGAAGAACGGACCGTTGCCTTCGGCTCCCGAAGGTGCGGTTGTCGTCGGGCACTGA
- a CDS encoding TetR/AcrR family transcriptional regulator, with amino-acid sequence MSVRADTSAAKPLRADAERNRRRIVDAARELFASRGIDITLDDVAAHAKVGVGTVYRRFSCKEELIDGVFEQRLVDMLENAERALAAEDPWDGLVQFLGDVCAGMALDLGLGDVVLGSDQGCHGIAQVRQRIDPFFAKIVDRTRASGQLRPDIEVNDFYPILGMIGSAVEFSTSVDAQNWRRYFTVLLDGLRGDGVPLAELPGRPFTDAEVDVAKAALHRRRR; translated from the coding sequence ATGAGTGTGAGAGCCGACACATCGGCAGCGAAGCCCCTCCGTGCGGACGCCGAGCGCAACCGTCGACGCATCGTCGACGCGGCCCGCGAGCTGTTCGCCTCACGGGGCATCGACATCACGCTCGACGACGTCGCTGCGCACGCCAAGGTGGGCGTCGGAACCGTCTATCGCCGCTTCTCGTGCAAGGAAGAGCTGATCGACGGCGTGTTCGAGCAGCGTCTCGTGGACATGCTCGAGAACGCCGAGCGTGCACTCGCGGCCGAGGATCCATGGGACGGGCTGGTGCAGTTCCTCGGCGATGTGTGCGCGGGAATGGCACTCGATCTGGGACTCGGAGACGTCGTTCTCGGGTCCGATCAGGGCTGCCACGGAATCGCACAAGTGCGTCAGCGGATAGATCCGTTCTTCGCGAAGATCGTCGATCGGACTCGGGCGTCCGGCCAGCTACGGCCCGACATCGAGGTCAACGACTTCTATCCGATACTCGGCATGATCGGTTCCGCTGTCGAGTTCTCCACTTCCGTCGATGCGCAGAACTGGCGTCGCTACTTCACCGTGCTGCTCGACGGTCTCCGCGGGGACGGAGTCCCTCTCGCCGAGCTGCCGGGCCGACCCTTCACCGACGCCGAGGTCGACGTGGCCAAAGCGGCGCTGCACCGTCGCCGCCGCTGA
- a CDS encoding lipase family protein, with the protein MANPIASAAPGSGSSTGSTVESDFYVPPSPLPAGSPGDVIRSEPSHLALSVPGIGGPLPGAATRIMYRSNDSNGAANAVTGTYIDPAAPWTGPGPRPLVVLAPGTQGQGDQCAPSKMLNNVITYTPPLGFMVEYEVLAAYALLSQGYGVVITDYEGLGTPGAHTYVNRASEAHAVLDAARAAQNLQGTKISADGPVAAYGYSQGGGAAAAAAELAEEYAPEMNLVGTYAGAPPADLKQTLEQVDGTILTGVIGYTLNGLLNSDPDLQPLLDENINDAGKAMLNLVANQCVGETILNVGLHRTNEYTKTGEPLSVVLDRLPRAQEILAKNKIGQRTPNAPVLIQSGTSDDIVPHGQAVGLAGDWCGKGATVQLSAAQIPAIVPGSGAGHLIPDILGLGEAQNWIKDRFYGVPAPSNC; encoded by the coding sequence ATGGCCAATCCGATCGCATCTGCAGCCCCGGGCTCTGGATCGTCGACGGGTTCGACCGTCGAATCCGACTTCTACGTACCGCCGAGCCCGCTGCCCGCAGGCTCCCCGGGTGACGTGATCCGGTCCGAGCCGTCGCATCTCGCTCTGTCGGTCCCCGGGATCGGTGGCCCTCTGCCGGGTGCCGCAACGCGAATCATGTACCGCAGCAACGATTCAAACGGCGCAGCGAATGCCGTCACGGGAACCTACATCGATCCTGCGGCGCCGTGGACCGGGCCCGGCCCGCGTCCGCTCGTCGTCCTCGCCCCGGGAACCCAGGGTCAGGGCGATCAGTGCGCGCCGTCGAAGATGCTCAACAACGTCATCACCTACACCCCGCCGCTCGGCTTCATGGTCGAGTACGAGGTGCTCGCGGCATACGCCCTGCTCTCGCAGGGATACGGCGTCGTCATCACCGACTACGAGGGCCTCGGTACCCCCGGTGCGCACACCTACGTCAACCGCGCATCGGAAGCTCACGCTGTGCTCGACGCGGCCCGCGCAGCGCAGAACCTGCAGGGCACCAAGATCTCCGCGGACGGTCCGGTCGCGGCGTACGGCTACTCGCAGGGCGGTGGAGCAGCGGCTGCTGCAGCGGAACTCGCAGAGGAGTACGCACCGGAGATGAACCTGGTCGGCACATACGCGGGCGCCCCACCTGCCGATCTGAAGCAGACCCTCGAGCAGGTCGACGGCACCATTCTCACCGGCGTGATCGGCTACACCCTGAACGGTCTGCTCAACTCCGATCCCGATCTCCAGCCGCTGCTCGACGAGAACATCAACGACGCAGGCAAGGCCATGCTGAACCTGGTGGCGAACCAGTGTGTGGGAGAAACGATTCTGAACGTCGGGCTGCACCGCACGAACGAATACACCAAGACCGGTGAGCCGCTCTCGGTGGTACTCGACAGGCTGCCGAGGGCTCAGGAGATCCTGGCCAAGAACAAGATCGGCCAGCGCACGCCCAACGCTCCGGTGCTGATCCAGTCCGGCACCTCCGACGACATCGTGCCTCACGGACAGGCCGTCGGCCTGGCCGGTGACTGGTGCGGCAAGGGTGCCACCGTGCAGCTGAGCGCCGCGCAGATTCCGGCCATCGTCCCGGGTTCCGGTGCCGGACATCTGATTCCGGACATCCTCGGACTCGGCGAGGCGCAGAACTGGATCAAGGACCGCTTCTACGGAGTGCCCGCACCGTCCAACTGCTGA
- a CDS encoding YnfA family protein produces the protein MNIVKSVMLFAVAAVFEIGGAWLVWQGIREHRGWLWAGAGVIALGAYGFVATLQPDANFGRILAAYGGVFVAGSLLWAMVADGFRPDRWDIAGSSIALIGVAVIMYGPR, from the coding sequence ATGAACATTGTGAAGTCGGTCATGCTGTTCGCGGTGGCAGCCGTGTTCGAGATAGGTGGGGCATGGCTGGTGTGGCAGGGGATCCGCGAGCATCGCGGGTGGCTCTGGGCGGGAGCGGGCGTGATCGCCCTCGGGGCCTACGGTTTCGTGGCGACGCTGCAGCCCGACGCCAATTTCGGTCGGATCCTGGCGGCATACGGCGGTGTGTTCGTTGCGGGATCACTGCTGTGGGCGATGGTGGCCGACGGCTTCCGGCCCGATCGCTGGGACATCGCCGGATCGTCGATCGCGCTGATCGGCGTCGCGGTGATCATGTACGGCCCGCGCTGA
- the phoU gene encoding phosphate signaling complex protein PhoU, translating into MRDVYTETLDTLASNLSDMSKIAEKAMVDATRALLTADIVLAEQTIEYREEIDILAVEWEHGAFGFLALQAPVAHDLRRVVSGINIVADLQRMGGLAVHIAELARRRHPAHVLPPEVEGVFEQMGRVAVAQAEATQRVLETRDAELAADLRIQDQEMDALHRSLFMLTSAPDWPHGVPAAVDITLLGRFYERYSDHTVEVAKRVIFLVTGDRPTDES; encoded by the coding sequence ATGCGGGACGTTTACACCGAGACACTCGATACGTTGGCGTCGAACCTGTCCGATATGTCGAAGATTGCCGAAAAAGCAATGGTCGACGCCACCCGAGCCTTGCTGACCGCCGACATCGTCCTGGCCGAGCAGACCATCGAGTACCGCGAAGAGATCGACATCCTCGCCGTCGAGTGGGAGCACGGAGCGTTCGGCTTCCTGGCCCTGCAGGCACCCGTTGCCCACGATCTACGACGCGTCGTCTCCGGAATCAACATCGTCGCCGATCTACAGCGAATGGGCGGCCTGGCCGTGCACATCGCCGAACTGGCCCGTCGTCGCCACCCCGCGCACGTCCTACCACCCGAGGTCGAGGGCGTGTTCGAGCAAATGGGTCGAGTTGCCGTCGCGCAGGCCGAGGCCACGCAACGCGTACTCGAAACCCGGGACGCCGAACTCGCCGCCGACCTGCGAATCCAGGATCAGGAAATGGACGCACTGCACCGCAGCCTGTTCATGCTGACTTCTGCACCCGACTGGCCGCACGGCGTGCCGGCCGCAGTGGACATCACGCTGCTCGGCCGCTTCTACGAGCGATACTCCGACCACACCGTCGAGGTCGCCAAACGAGTCATCTTCCTGGTGACCGGCGATCGCCCCACCGACGAGTCATAG
- a CDS encoding transglutaminase family protein — protein MKRDVSAYLDVDVTEASTLEFQIAIAPHPGTDVWEALSFTLDGQPIEAQEISGAHGTRIHKIHADVGKLEASYSATIYGNTEPAPVSDYDLSLYLRPSRYSEADKFFGFAATEFGSYPPSEKLLAEVSSWVGARLSYVPGSSDPIDGAVDTLLAGAGVCRDYTHLVVALLRAVNVPARLVAVYAPGCDPMDFHAVAEAFVEGQWRVVDATCLAPRSTLVRIATGRDASDTAFLDNHGGSIILNSAVVGAVVDGPLPFDDITQLVSIT, from the coding sequence ATGAAACGTGACGTCTCTGCGTACCTCGATGTCGACGTGACCGAGGCCAGCACCCTCGAGTTCCAGATCGCAATCGCACCTCATCCAGGAACCGATGTGTGGGAAGCGCTCTCGTTCACACTCGACGGTCAGCCGATCGAGGCGCAGGAGATCAGCGGTGCTCACGGCACCCGCATCCACAAGATTCACGCCGACGTCGGCAAGCTCGAGGCGTCGTACTCGGCGACCATCTACGGCAACACCGAGCCTGCACCGGTCTCCGATTACGACCTCTCGCTGTACCTGCGGCCCAGTCGATACTCCGAGGCGGACAAGTTCTTCGGTTTCGCGGCAACGGAATTCGGTTCCTACCCGCCGTCCGAAAAACTGCTCGCCGAGGTCTCGTCCTGGGTCGGGGCGCGGCTGAGCTACGTGCCGGGCAGCAGCGACCCCATCGACGGCGCGGTCGACACCCTCCTCGCCGGTGCCGGAGTCTGCCGCGATTACACCCACCTCGTGGTGGCCCTGCTGCGTGCGGTCAACGTCCCCGCTCGCCTGGTCGCGGTGTACGCACCGGGCTGCGATCCCATGGACTTCCACGCGGTCGCCGAAGCATTCGTCGAAGGCCAATGGCGAGTGGTGGACGCGACGTGCCTCGCACCTCGATCGACCCTGGTACGCATCGCCACCGGACGCGACGCATCCGACACCGCCTTCCTCGACAACCACGGCGGATCGATCATCCTCAACAGCGCCGTCGTCGGAGCCGTCGTCGACGGCCCACTGCCCTTCGACGACATCACCCAACTGGTGTCGATCACCTGA
- a CDS encoding HhH-GPD-type base excision DNA repair protein, which yields MSRTLHLVGDPEADALLAEDPFALLIGMLLDQQVPMESAFAGPKKLVDRLGDLKVDTVADADPEEFATLCAQTPAVHRFPGSMAKRIQGLAAFLVENYDGKPQEIWTRDDPDGAEVLKRLKALPGYGDQKARIFLALLGKQMGVTPDGWRKAAGAYGDDGARRSIADVVDEKSLLEVREFKKAAKAAAKNK from the coding sequence ATGTCTCGCACACTGCACCTCGTCGGCGATCCTGAGGCCGATGCACTGCTCGCCGAGGATCCGTTCGCACTGTTGATCGGCATGCTGCTCGATCAGCAGGTGCCGATGGAATCGGCGTTCGCTGGCCCGAAGAAGCTCGTAGACCGTCTCGGCGACCTGAAAGTCGACACCGTCGCCGACGCCGATCCCGAGGAATTCGCGACCCTGTGCGCGCAGACCCCGGCCGTCCATCGGTTCCCGGGTTCGATGGCCAAGCGCATCCAGGGGCTCGCGGCATTCCTGGTCGAGAACTACGACGGGAAGCCGCAGGAGATCTGGACTCGCGACGATCCCGACGGTGCCGAAGTGCTGAAGCGACTCAAGGCCCTCCCCGGCTACGGCGATCAGAAGGCTCGCATCTTTCTTGCACTGCTCGGCAAGCAGATGGGCGTCACGCCCGACGGGTGGCGCAAGGCCGCCGGAGCGTACGGCGACGACGGTGCGCGTCGATCCATCGCCGACGTGGTGGACGAGAAATCGCTGCTCGAGGTGCGCGAGTTCAAGAAGGCAGCGAAAGCCGCAGCCAAGAACAAATAA